A single region of the Syngnathoides biaculeatus isolate LvHL_M chromosome 17, ASM1980259v1, whole genome shotgun sequence genome encodes:
- the LOC133490881 gene encoding arrestin domain-containing protein 3-like isoform X3 codes for MVLGKVRALAVCFDTSDESNLPVFSGGELVSGRVLLEAVGDVRVRSLDVTARGVAKVRWTDSRNAGANAAYAQNYTEELEYLSHRDTLIGDDAGDSSSSAAAAADDGVVSVLRAGLHEFAFSFHLPHMALATSFEGKHGSVRYWVKAELQRPWMLPLKVKKEFVVFEHIDINTPLLLAPQAGSKEKTLCCWLCASGPISLSVKVARKGYTPGDSIRIFAEVENCSTRAVVPKAALYQTQSFFAKGKGKEIRRPVSDLRGEALARGQSQSWRGRPLKIPPVSPSILDCPIIRVEYALVVYVDVPGGLNLSLSLPLVIGTIPLHGRRDGASGWLPTAERPEAPPSYSELAISESHRRHFLRGVPEWEPEPEHASAALLTYVTEFRYLPPPLYAEVRPAQTCCALIGRYAPPTSRLNGS; via the exons ATGGTTCTGGGCAAAGTTCGGGCGCTGGCCGTGTGCTTCGACACCAGCGACGAGAGCAACCTGCCGGTGTTCTCCGGCGGGGAGCTGGTGTCGGGCCGGGTGCTGCTGGAGGCGGTCGGGGACGTGCGGGTCCGCAGCCTGGACGTGACCGCGCGGGGGGTCGCCAAGGTCCGCTGGACCGATTCGCGCAACGCCGGAGCCAACGCGGCCTACGCGCAGAACTACACCGAGGAGCTGGAGTACCTGAGCCACCGGGACACGCTCATCGGCGACGACGCAG ggGATTCGTCGtcatcggcggcggcggcggcggacgacGGCGTCGTGAGCGTGCTGCGCGCCGGCCTGCACGAGTTCGCCTTCAGCTTCCACCTGCCGCACAT GGCGCTGGCGACCTCGTTCGAGGGCAAACACGGCAGCGTGCGCTACTGGGTGAAGGCGGAGCTTCAGCGTCCTTGGATGCTGCCCCTCAAGGTCAAGAAGGAGTTTGTGGTCTTCGAGCACATCGACATCAACACGCCGCTGCTGCTG GCCCCCCAGGCGGGCAGCAAGGAGAAGACTTTGTGCTGCTGGTTGTGCGCGTCGGGCCCCATCTCGCTCAGCGTCAAGGTGGCGCGCAAGGGCTACACGCCAG GCGACTCCATCCGGATCTTCGCCGAGGTGGAGAACTGCTCCACGCGAGCGGTGGTGCCCAAGGCGGCGCTGTACCAGACGCAGAGCTTCTTCGCCAAGGGGAAGGGCAAAGAGATCCGCCGGCCCGTCTCGGACCTGCGCGGCGAGGCCCTGGCGCGGGGCCAGAGTCAGAGCTGGCGGGGGCGCCCGCTCAAGATCCCGCCCGTGTCGCCCTCCATCCTCGACTGCCCCATCATCCGCGTGGAGTACGCCCTCGTG GTGTACGTGGACGTTCCCGGCGGTCTCAACTTGTCGCTGTCGTTGCCGTTGGTCATCGGGACCATCCCGCTGCACGGCCGTCGCGACGGCGCCTCCGGCTGGCTGCCGACGGCAGAGCGCCCCGAAG CTCCGCCCAGCTACAGCGAGCTCGCCATCTCGGAGTCGCACCGCCGCCACTTCCTGCGCGGCGTCCCTGAATGGGAACCGGAACCGGAACACGCCAGCGCGGCGCTGCTCACGTACGTGACGGAGTTCCGATATCTGCCGCCGCCGCTCTACGCCGAGGTACGTCCGGCTCAGACGTGCTGCGCGTTGATTGGTCGCTACGCCCCGCCCACTTCACGATTGAACGGCTCTTAG
- the actr1b gene encoding actin related protein 1B isoform X1, producing the protein MESYDILANQPVVIDNGSGVIKAGFAGDQIPKYCFPNYVGRPKHVRVMAGALEGDLFIGPKAEEHRGLLSVRYPMEHGIVNDWNDMERIWQYVYSKEQLQTFSEEHPVLLTEAPLNPSKNREKAAEVFFETFNVPALFISMQAVLSLYATGRTTGVVLDSGDGVTHVVPIYEGFAIPHSIMRVDIAGRDVSRYLRLLLRKEGYNFNTSAEFEVVRTIKERACYLSLNPQKDETLETEKAQYVLPDGSALNIGPARFRAPELLFRPDLVGDESSGIHEVLAYAIQKSDMDLRRTLFSTIVLCGGSTLIKGFGERLLTEVKKLAPKDVKIKISAPQERLYSTWIGGSILASLDTFKKMWVSKREYEEDRARAIHRKTF; encoded by the exons GGTTCGGGGGTCATCAAGGCCGGTTTCGCCGGAGATCAGATCCCCAAATATTGTTTTCCCAACTA cGTGGGACGTCCCAAACATGTGCGTGTCATGGCGGGCGCCCTGGAGGGGGACCTCTTCATCGGGCCCAAAGCGGAG GAGCACCGCGGCCTGCTGTCGGTCCGCTACCCGATGGAGCACGGCATCGTCAACGACTGGAACGACATGGAGCGGATCTGGCAGTACGTGTACTCCAAGGAGCAGCTGCAGACCTTCTCGGAGGAG CATCCCGTCCTTCTGACGGAAGCCCCCCTCAACCCCAGCAAGAACCGCGAGAAGGCCGCCGAGGTCTTCTTTGAGACCTTCAACGTTCCCGCGCTCTTCATCTCCATGCAGGCCGTCCTCAGCTT GTACGCCACGGGACGGACCACGGGCGTGGTGCTGGACTCGGGCGACGGCGTGACCCACGTGGTGCCCATCTACGAGGGCTTCGCCATCCCGCACTCCATCATGCGCGTGGACATCGCCGGCAGGGACGTGTCGCGCTACCTGCGCCTGCTCCTGCGCAAGGAAGGCTACAACTTCAACACTTCGGCCGAGTTCGAGGTGGTGCGCACCATCAAGGAG AGGGCGTGCTACCTGTCGCTGAACCCCCAGAAGGACGAGACGCTGGAGACGGAGAAGGCTCAGTACGTCCTCCCCGACGGCAGCGCCTTAAAC ATCGGGCCCGCCCGCTTCCGCGCCCCCGAGCTGCTGTTCCGGCCCGACCTGGTGGGCGACGAGAGTTCGGGCATCCACGAGGTCCTGGCCTACGCCATCCAGAAGTCGGACATGGACCTGCGGCGCACTCTGTTCTCCACCATCGTGCTGTGCGGGGGCTCCACGCTCATCAAAG GTTTTGGCGAGCGCTTACTCACGGAAGTCAAGAAGCTGGCCCCCAAAGACGTGAAGATCAAG ATCTCCGCCCCCCAGGAGAGACTCTACTCCACGTGGATCGG AGGTTCCATCTTGGCGTCGTTGGACACGTTCAAGAAGATGTGGGTGTCCAAGCGCGAGTACGAAGAAGACCGGGCGCGCGCCATCCACAGGAAGACCTTCTAG
- the LOC133490881 gene encoding arrestin domain-containing protein 3-like isoform X1 — MVLGKVRALAVCFDTSDESNLPVFSGGELVSGRVLLEAVGDVRVRSLDVTARGVAKVRWTDSRNAGANAAYAQNYTEELEYLSHRDTLIGDDAGDSSSSAAAAADDGVVSVLRAGLHEFAFSFHLPHMALATSFEGKHGSVRYWVKAELQRPWMLPLKVKKEFVVFEHIDINTPLLLAPQAGSKEKTLCCWLCASGPISLSVKVARKGYTPGDSIRIFAEVENCSTRAVVPKAALYQTQSFFAKGKGKEIRRPVSDLRGEALARGQSQSWRGRPLKIPPVSPSILDCPIIRVEYALVVYVDVPGGLNLSLSLPLVIGTIPLHGRRDGASGWLPTAERPEAPPSYSELAISESHRRHFLRGVPEWEPEPEHASAALLTWTRTRNQRTPGVPPRAHHAENFDRWARLAHVTDGRRQIPHRAAAAPPTRRLPLLLLLLLLLLLPFAHVCNQTAPPPHLNVAEAESTTDQLQRTTSRLF; from the exons ATGGTTCTGGGCAAAGTTCGGGCGCTGGCCGTGTGCTTCGACACCAGCGACGAGAGCAACCTGCCGGTGTTCTCCGGCGGGGAGCTGGTGTCGGGCCGGGTGCTGCTGGAGGCGGTCGGGGACGTGCGGGTCCGCAGCCTGGACGTGACCGCGCGGGGGGTCGCCAAGGTCCGCTGGACCGATTCGCGCAACGCCGGAGCCAACGCGGCCTACGCGCAGAACTACACCGAGGAGCTGGAGTACCTGAGCCACCGGGACACGCTCATCGGCGACGACGCAG ggGATTCGTCGtcatcggcggcggcggcggcggacgacGGCGTCGTGAGCGTGCTGCGCGCCGGCCTGCACGAGTTCGCCTTCAGCTTCCACCTGCCGCACAT GGCGCTGGCGACCTCGTTCGAGGGCAAACACGGCAGCGTGCGCTACTGGGTGAAGGCGGAGCTTCAGCGTCCTTGGATGCTGCCCCTCAAGGTCAAGAAGGAGTTTGTGGTCTTCGAGCACATCGACATCAACACGCCGCTGCTGCTG GCCCCCCAGGCGGGCAGCAAGGAGAAGACTTTGTGCTGCTGGTTGTGCGCGTCGGGCCCCATCTCGCTCAGCGTCAAGGTGGCGCGCAAGGGCTACACGCCAG GCGACTCCATCCGGATCTTCGCCGAGGTGGAGAACTGCTCCACGCGAGCGGTGGTGCCCAAGGCGGCGCTGTACCAGACGCAGAGCTTCTTCGCCAAGGGGAAGGGCAAAGAGATCCGCCGGCCCGTCTCGGACCTGCGCGGCGAGGCCCTGGCGCGGGGCCAGAGTCAGAGCTGGCGGGGGCGCCCGCTCAAGATCCCGCCCGTGTCGCCCTCCATCCTCGACTGCCCCATCATCCGCGTGGAGTACGCCCTCGTG GTGTACGTGGACGTTCCCGGCGGTCTCAACTTGTCGCTGTCGTTGCCGTTGGTCATCGGGACCATCCCGCTGCACGGCCGTCGCGACGGCGCCTCCGGCTGGCTGCCGACGGCAGAGCGCCCCGAAG CTCCGCCCAGCTACAGCGAGCTCGCCATCTCGGAGTCGCACCGCCGCCACTTCCTGCGCGGCGTCCCTGAATGGGAACCGGAACCGGAACACGCCAGCGCGGCGCTGCTCAC gTGGACCCGTACCCGGAACCAGCGGACCCCGGGCGTCCCGCCACGTGCCCACCACGCTGAAAACTTCGATCGTTGGGCTCGGTTGGCTCACGTGACCGATGGAAGGCGGCAAATTCCCCacagggcggcggcggcgccgcccaCTCGCcggcttcctcttcttcttcttcttcttcttcttcttcttcttcccttcgCACACGTCTGTAACCAGAccgcccccccgccccacctcaACGTGGCCGAAGCCGAAAGCACAACCGACCAACTGCAAAGAACCACAAGTCGCCTGTTTTGA
- the LOC133490881 gene encoding arrestin domain-containing protein 3-like isoform X2 codes for MVLGKVRALAVCFDTSDESNLPVFSGGELVSGRVLLEAVGDVRVRSLDVTARGVAKVRWTDSRNAGANAAYAQNYTEELEYLSHRDTLIGDDAGDSSSSAAAAADDGVVSVLRAGLHEFAFSFHLPHMALATSFEGKHGSVRYWVKAELQRPWMLPLKVKKEFVVFEHIDINTPLLLAPQAGSKEKTLCCWLCASGPISLSVKVARKGYTPGDSIRIFAEVENCSTRAVVPKAALYQTQSFFAKGKGKEIRRPVSDLRGEALARGQSQSWRGRPLKIPPVSPSILDCPIIRVEYALVVYVDVPGGLNLSLSLPLVIGTIPLHGRRDGASGWLPTAERPEAPPSYSELAISESHRRHFLRGVPEWEPEPEHASAALLTYVTEFRYLPPPLYAESGAAFPVKSWTWRKRFWGTFQKLLTVLFWNPGPVLPRPLTYALLVDPYPEPADPGRPATCPPR; via the exons ATGGTTCTGGGCAAAGTTCGGGCGCTGGCCGTGTGCTTCGACACCAGCGACGAGAGCAACCTGCCGGTGTTCTCCGGCGGGGAGCTGGTGTCGGGCCGGGTGCTGCTGGAGGCGGTCGGGGACGTGCGGGTCCGCAGCCTGGACGTGACCGCGCGGGGGGTCGCCAAGGTCCGCTGGACCGATTCGCGCAACGCCGGAGCCAACGCGGCCTACGCGCAGAACTACACCGAGGAGCTGGAGTACCTGAGCCACCGGGACACGCTCATCGGCGACGACGCAG ggGATTCGTCGtcatcggcggcggcggcggcggacgacGGCGTCGTGAGCGTGCTGCGCGCCGGCCTGCACGAGTTCGCCTTCAGCTTCCACCTGCCGCACAT GGCGCTGGCGACCTCGTTCGAGGGCAAACACGGCAGCGTGCGCTACTGGGTGAAGGCGGAGCTTCAGCGTCCTTGGATGCTGCCCCTCAAGGTCAAGAAGGAGTTTGTGGTCTTCGAGCACATCGACATCAACACGCCGCTGCTGCTG GCCCCCCAGGCGGGCAGCAAGGAGAAGACTTTGTGCTGCTGGTTGTGCGCGTCGGGCCCCATCTCGCTCAGCGTCAAGGTGGCGCGCAAGGGCTACACGCCAG GCGACTCCATCCGGATCTTCGCCGAGGTGGAGAACTGCTCCACGCGAGCGGTGGTGCCCAAGGCGGCGCTGTACCAGACGCAGAGCTTCTTCGCCAAGGGGAAGGGCAAAGAGATCCGCCGGCCCGTCTCGGACCTGCGCGGCGAGGCCCTGGCGCGGGGCCAGAGTCAGAGCTGGCGGGGGCGCCCGCTCAAGATCCCGCCCGTGTCGCCCTCCATCCTCGACTGCCCCATCATCCGCGTGGAGTACGCCCTCGTG GTGTACGTGGACGTTCCCGGCGGTCTCAACTTGTCGCTGTCGTTGCCGTTGGTCATCGGGACCATCCCGCTGCACGGCCGTCGCGACGGCGCCTCCGGCTGGCTGCCGACGGCAGAGCGCCCCGAAG CTCCGCCCAGCTACAGCGAGCTCGCCATCTCGGAGTCGCACCGCCGCCACTTCCTGCGCGGCGTCCCTGAATGGGAACCGGAACCGGAACACGCCAGCGCGGCGCTGCTCACGTACGTGACGGAGTTCCGATATCTGCCGCCGCCGCTCTACGCCGAG TCTGGAGCAGCATTTCCTGTCAAGAGCTGGACTTGGCGAAAACGCTTTTGGGGAACCTTCCAGAAGCTTCTGACAGTCCTCttctggaatcctggcccagtCCTCCCGAGACCTTTGACATATGCGTTGTTG gTGGACCCGTACCCGGAACCAGCGGACCCCGGGCGTCCCGCCACGTGCCCACCACGCTGA
- the LOC133490895 gene encoding radial spoke head protein 3 homolog codes for MASVSQRQPDKNATYVFSSRPRPVEGRSKFNGSPTENPQYGNIMYDRRVIRGNVHGQHVSPAKSIQQQHGFRRRSVDFVRSRDHVRFKTHDNLPGRKHVDVQTESFLEELSNILVTKDIDSQTDRFLDRPATPLFIPAKSGEDVATQIEEGELFDFDREVQPVLEVLVGKTIEQSLLEVMEEEELARLRAQQRAFEQLRNAELAEVQRLQEQERRRNEEKECRIAQQREAVRKEKETAEMIAAQACAQQFLSKLFPAVFSSLRRHGYFYDPVERDIEINFFQWLMAEVSNTLEKRNSARLLLDAIIHDIALERRDFFKDLESQLLKSDK; via the coding sequence ATGGCCTCCGTTTCACAGCGCCAACCGGATAAAAATGCCACGTACGTGTTCTCCAGCCGCCCCAGGCCCGTCGAGGGCCGGTCCAAGTTCAACGGATCCCCCACGGAAAATCCCCAGTACGGAAACATCATGTACGATCGACGAGTCATCAGGGGAAATGTTCACGGCCAGCACGTGTCGCCGGCAAAGTCCATTCAACAGCAGCACGGATTCCGGAGGAGGTCGGTGGACTTCGTCAGGTCCAGGGACCACGTGCGGTTCAAGACTCACGACAACCTGCCGGGTCGAAAACACGTCGACGTGCAGACCGAGTCCTTCCTGGAGGAGCTGAGTAACATCCTGGTGACCAAAGACATCGACTCCCAAACGGATCGTTTCCTGGACAGGCCGGCTACGCCGCTGTTCATCCCGGCCAAGTCGGGCGAAGACGTGGCGACCCAGATCGAAGAGGGCGAGTTGTTCGACTTTGACAGGGAGGTGCAGCCCGTGCTGGAGGTCCTGGTGGGCAAGACGATCGAGCAGTCGCTCTTGGAggtgatggaggaggaggaactggCCCGCCTGAGGGCCCAGCAGAGGGCCTTCGAGCAGCTGCGAAATGCCGAGCTGGCCGAGGTCCAGCGACTGCAGGAGCAGGAGCGGCGGCGCAACGAGGAAAAGGAGTGCCGGATCGCCCAGCAGAGGGAGGCCGTCAGGAAAGAGAAAGAAACGGCCGAGATGATCGCCGCCCAGGCCTGCGCCCAGCAGTTTTTGTCCAAACTCTTCCCCGCCGTCTTCTCCTCGCTGAGGAGGCACGGCTACTTCTACGACCCCGTGGAGAGGGACATCGAGATCAATTTCTTCCAGTGGCTGATGGCCGAGGTGAGCAACACCCTGGAGAAGAGGAACTCCGCCAGGCTGCTGCTGGACGCCATCATCCACGacatcgccctggagaggcggGACTTCTTCAAGGATCTGGAGTCGCAGCTGCTCAAATCGGACAAATAG
- the LOC133490881 gene encoding arrestin domain-containing protein 3-like isoform X4: MVLGKVRALAVCFDTSDESNLPVFSGGELVSGRVLLEAVGDVRVRSLDVTARGVAKVRWTDSRNAGANAAYAQNYTEELEYLSHRDTLIGDDAGDSSSSAAAAADDGVVSVLRAGLHEFAFSFHLPHMALATSFEGKHGSVRYWVKAELQRPWMLPLKVKKEFVVFEHIDINTPLLLAPQAGSKEKTLCCWLCASGPISLSVKVARKGYTPGDSIRIFAEVENCSTRAVVPKAALYQTQSFFAKGKGKEIRRPVSDLRGEALARGQSQSWRGRPLKIPPVSPSILDCPIIRVEYALVVYVDVPGGLNLSLSLPLVIGTIPLHGRRDGASGWLPTAERPEAPPSYSELAISESHRRHFLRGVPEWEPEPEHASAALLTYVTEFRYLPPPLYAEVDPYPEPADPGRPATCPPR, from the exons ATGGTTCTGGGCAAAGTTCGGGCGCTGGCCGTGTGCTTCGACACCAGCGACGAGAGCAACCTGCCGGTGTTCTCCGGCGGGGAGCTGGTGTCGGGCCGGGTGCTGCTGGAGGCGGTCGGGGACGTGCGGGTCCGCAGCCTGGACGTGACCGCGCGGGGGGTCGCCAAGGTCCGCTGGACCGATTCGCGCAACGCCGGAGCCAACGCGGCCTACGCGCAGAACTACACCGAGGAGCTGGAGTACCTGAGCCACCGGGACACGCTCATCGGCGACGACGCAG ggGATTCGTCGtcatcggcggcggcggcggcggacgacGGCGTCGTGAGCGTGCTGCGCGCCGGCCTGCACGAGTTCGCCTTCAGCTTCCACCTGCCGCACAT GGCGCTGGCGACCTCGTTCGAGGGCAAACACGGCAGCGTGCGCTACTGGGTGAAGGCGGAGCTTCAGCGTCCTTGGATGCTGCCCCTCAAGGTCAAGAAGGAGTTTGTGGTCTTCGAGCACATCGACATCAACACGCCGCTGCTGCTG GCCCCCCAGGCGGGCAGCAAGGAGAAGACTTTGTGCTGCTGGTTGTGCGCGTCGGGCCCCATCTCGCTCAGCGTCAAGGTGGCGCGCAAGGGCTACACGCCAG GCGACTCCATCCGGATCTTCGCCGAGGTGGAGAACTGCTCCACGCGAGCGGTGGTGCCCAAGGCGGCGCTGTACCAGACGCAGAGCTTCTTCGCCAAGGGGAAGGGCAAAGAGATCCGCCGGCCCGTCTCGGACCTGCGCGGCGAGGCCCTGGCGCGGGGCCAGAGTCAGAGCTGGCGGGGGCGCCCGCTCAAGATCCCGCCCGTGTCGCCCTCCATCCTCGACTGCCCCATCATCCGCGTGGAGTACGCCCTCGTG GTGTACGTGGACGTTCCCGGCGGTCTCAACTTGTCGCTGTCGTTGCCGTTGGTCATCGGGACCATCCCGCTGCACGGCCGTCGCGACGGCGCCTCCGGCTGGCTGCCGACGGCAGAGCGCCCCGAAG CTCCGCCCAGCTACAGCGAGCTCGCCATCTCGGAGTCGCACCGCCGCCACTTCCTGCGCGGCGTCCCTGAATGGGAACCGGAACCGGAACACGCCAGCGCGGCGCTGCTCACGTACGTGACGGAGTTCCGATATCTGCCGCCGCCGCTCTACGCCGAG gTGGACCCGTACCCGGAACCAGCGGACCCCGGGCGTCCCGCCACGTGCCCACCACGCTGA
- the actr1b gene encoding actin related protein 1B isoform X2: MAGALEGDLFIGPKAEEHRGLLSVRYPMEHGIVNDWNDMERIWQYVYSKEQLQTFSEEHPVLLTEAPLNPSKNREKAAEVFFETFNVPALFISMQAVLSLYATGRTTGVVLDSGDGVTHVVPIYEGFAIPHSIMRVDIAGRDVSRYLRLLLRKEGYNFNTSAEFEVVRTIKERACYLSLNPQKDETLETEKAQYVLPDGSALNIGPARFRAPELLFRPDLVGDESSGIHEVLAYAIQKSDMDLRRTLFSTIVLCGGSTLIKGFGERLLTEVKKLAPKDVKIKISAPQERLYSTWIGGSILASLDTFKKMWVSKREYEEDRARAIHRKTF; this comes from the exons ATGGCGGGCGCCCTGGAGGGGGACCTCTTCATCGGGCCCAAAGCGGAG GAGCACCGCGGCCTGCTGTCGGTCCGCTACCCGATGGAGCACGGCATCGTCAACGACTGGAACGACATGGAGCGGATCTGGCAGTACGTGTACTCCAAGGAGCAGCTGCAGACCTTCTCGGAGGAG CATCCCGTCCTTCTGACGGAAGCCCCCCTCAACCCCAGCAAGAACCGCGAGAAGGCCGCCGAGGTCTTCTTTGAGACCTTCAACGTTCCCGCGCTCTTCATCTCCATGCAGGCCGTCCTCAGCTT GTACGCCACGGGACGGACCACGGGCGTGGTGCTGGACTCGGGCGACGGCGTGACCCACGTGGTGCCCATCTACGAGGGCTTCGCCATCCCGCACTCCATCATGCGCGTGGACATCGCCGGCAGGGACGTGTCGCGCTACCTGCGCCTGCTCCTGCGCAAGGAAGGCTACAACTTCAACACTTCGGCCGAGTTCGAGGTGGTGCGCACCATCAAGGAG AGGGCGTGCTACCTGTCGCTGAACCCCCAGAAGGACGAGACGCTGGAGACGGAGAAGGCTCAGTACGTCCTCCCCGACGGCAGCGCCTTAAAC ATCGGGCCCGCCCGCTTCCGCGCCCCCGAGCTGCTGTTCCGGCCCGACCTGGTGGGCGACGAGAGTTCGGGCATCCACGAGGTCCTGGCCTACGCCATCCAGAAGTCGGACATGGACCTGCGGCGCACTCTGTTCTCCACCATCGTGCTGTGCGGGGGCTCCACGCTCATCAAAG GTTTTGGCGAGCGCTTACTCACGGAAGTCAAGAAGCTGGCCCCCAAAGACGTGAAGATCAAG ATCTCCGCCCCCCAGGAGAGACTCTACTCCACGTGGATCGG AGGTTCCATCTTGGCGTCGTTGGACACGTTCAAGAAGATGTGGGTGTCCAAGCGCGAGTACGAAGAAGACCGGGCGCGCGCCATCCACAGGAAGACCTTCTAG